GGTTTCATCCATCACCTGCTCGAGGCGGGAGCGCTCTTGCGTCAGGAACCCGCCGCGAATCCGCTTCCAGTCCCAACCGGTGGCCTCTCCCACCGGCAGTCGCACCACGCGCAGGTTCTTCTTCTCCTGGAACACTCGGACGGCGTCCTCTGCGAACGCGGGCGCCACCACTACCTCGACGAACAGCTCCCGCATCGCCTCCGCCGTCCCGCGGTCCACGGTCACGTTGTACGCGATCACCGATCCGAACGCGGACGTCCGGTCGGTGGCGAGGGCGCGCTCGTACGCTTCCCGCGGCGATCGGCCGAGTGCGATGCCACACGGCGTGGTGTGCTTGATGATGGCGCACGCGGCGCGGTCCGCGCCGCGCCCGCTCCACGGCGCGACGGCCAGGAGCCCCGCGTCCAGGTCGAGCAGATTATTGAAGGACAACTCCTTTCCGGAGAGCTGCTCCAGATCGCGGATGCCGGGCTCCGCGGTCGCATACAACGCCGCGGCCTGGTGCGGGTTCTCCCCGTAGCGGAGCTCCTGGCGGCGCTCGAGCGCGACGGTGATTCGCTCGGGCCACCCGGGTGCATCCCTGGTCAGATAGCCGTGGATCGCGGCGTCGTAGGCCGCGGTGTGGGCGAAGACTTTGGCAGCGAGCTCCTTCCGCAACCCGGGGCTTACGCCCCGGGCCATGTCCTTGATCGCGCCGACGACTTTGGGATAATCGTCCGGGTCGACGACGACGAGCACGTCCTGATGGTTCTTCGCGGCCGAGCGGAGCATCGAGGGGCCGCCGATATCGATCTGCTCGATCGCCTGCTCGAAGCTGACGCCGGGCTTCGCGACCGTCTCGCGGAACGGATAGAGGTTGACGACCACCAGATCGATCGGCGTGATGCCGTGCTCGGTTAGCGCGGCGCGGTCGCCGGGGTGGGCGCGGCGGGCGAGCAGGCCGCCGTGCACCTTGGGGTGCAGCGTCTTCACGCGTCCGTCCATCATCTCGGGGAATCCCGTTACCTGCTCGATGGGGATCACGGCGACGCCCGCCGTGCGCAGTGCCTCGGCGGTGCCGCCGGTGGAGACGATCTCCCAGCCGAGCGCCACCAGCTCGCGGGCAAGCTCCACGATGCCGCGCTTGTTCGACACCGACAGCAGGGCTCGTGGCTTCACCAGGTTTCGGCCACGGCCCGGATCATGTCGGCGAGGCTCACCACGTCTTTCAGGTCGATCACCTCGGCGGGAGAATGGGAGTAACGCAGCGGCCAGCCGATCGGCACGTCCACCACGCCGTACGGCGTGAATTCGGATCCGTCGTTGCCGCCGTTGGTGGTGCCGACCTGAAGCGCGACGCCCCGCGCCCGCGCGATTTGGACCAGCGAGTCCACGTAGGCGGGCGGCGTGATGGACGAGTTGTCGAGCGCCCGTGCCACCGCCCCTCGCCCGATCGGCGCCACGGCGAAATTGGGCAGCTCGAGCGGAGAGTCCGCAGACACGAAGGTGTCGATCGCATGGACCCGTCGCGGAGTCGTGCCGAGCGCCGCGGCCGCTGCCGCAGCGCCCTCGAGCCCGATCTCCTCGCGCACGCTCCAGATGAAAATCACCTGATGCTTGAGCGCCGCGCGGTCCAGGCGCTGCAGCGCGATGAGCTGCGCGGTCGCGCCGACGCGGTCGTCGAACGACCGGCCCGTCGCGCGGGTCCCCGAGAGGCGGACGTACTGCTTCGGCATGGTTACCGTCTGCCCGGGTCTGACGCCCCGTGCCATGGCCGCCGCTCGAGACGTAGTTCCGACATCGACGCGCAACGGTGGCGGAGTGTGGCGGGTGAAACCCGAGTCGCGCGGCAGGAAGACGCCGGCGATGTCACCCTGGTCGGTGTGCACCAGCGCCGGCTTGGCCTCGAACAGCGAGGAAATGAATCCGCCGCGGGTTTCGAGCTCGAGCGTGCCGTCGTCGCGGATCCCGGTCACCCGGAAACCGATTTCGTCCAGGTGCGCGATGACCACCACCACCGGGCTCCCCTGGCCGACTCGCACCCACAGGTTGCCCGCGGTGTCGGTCTCGCTCTTGGCCCAACTGGGCAACAGTCGTTTCACCGCCTCCCGTACCGGACCCTCGGCGCCGGAGACACCGTAGGTCTCCACCAGCTGGGCGAGAACCGACTGGGCCTCGGCGATTCGAGTGGAGTCCTGGGCGGAAAGACGGAAGGGCAGTAAGACACCAAGCAGCGCTCCCGCCGCTACCACCGCCCTCATCTCCCCTCCATCCATTGCAGGATTTCCCGGACCAGCCGGTCCGCATCGGCGAGGGCGACCGTCTCGACCGCCGTGTCCGCGTAGCGCGCCGGCAGCGCTGCGGTCTTGATGTCGTCGAACGGTCCGAGCAGGGCTTTCACGCTCGCGAGGCCGGCGTTGCTCGTATAGAGACTCTGCACCGTGAACGCGACCACGACCGTGCCCTTCACCTTGGGTTTCGCCTGAACCGCCGCGGCGAGCGCGGCACAGGCGGCGCGCCGCCCGGCGACGGGCGCGGCGAGCAGTCGCTCGCCGTACAGCTGCGGCCGCTTGGCGAGCGACACGGGGGCGAGCGCCGCGATCCCGAGACCCTGCACCTCGGCCGCCGAGCTTGCGCCCACGTCCACGTACGCGTTGTCCACGGTGAAGACCGGATCGGGCGTGCCCGGCGCGCCGCGGCCCCGCGTCAGATGCGTGGACTTCACGGCGACCACGCCGGGCACCGCGCCTCGCGCACCGAACACAGTCACGCGGTGACCCTCGAGCTGCTGATCGAACAAGGGCGACGCCGTGCGGCCCGCGCCTCCGCCTCCCACCCGCCGCAGCAGCAAGAAGCCGTCGGGGAGAATGTTGCCCACGAC
This Deltaproteobacteria bacterium DNA region includes the following protein-coding sequences:
- the purH gene encoding bifunctional phosphoribosylaminoimidazolecarboxamide formyltransferase/IMP cyclohydrolase, whose protein sequence is MKPRALLSVSNKRGIVELARELVALGWEIVSTGGTAEALRTAGVAVIPIEQVTGFPEMMDGRVKTLHPKVHGGLLARRAHPGDRAALTEHGITPIDLVVVNLYPFRETVAKPGVSFEQAIEQIDIGGPSMLRSAAKNHQDVLVVVDPDDYPKVVGAIKDMARGVSPGLRKELAAKVFAHTAAYDAAIHGYLTRDAPGWPERITVALERRQELRYGENPHQAAALYATAEPGIRDLEQLSGKELSFNNLLDLDAGLLAVAPWSGRGADRAACAIIKHTTPCGIALGRSPREAYERALATDRTSAFGSVIAYNVTVDRGTAEAMRELFVEVVVAPAFAEDAVRVFQEKKNLRVVRLPVGEATGWDWKRIRGGFLTQERSRLEQVMDETRWKVMTKRAPTDVEWRDLRFAWGAVGAVKSNAILLARDEAAIGIGAGQTSRVDASFLAIHKARQQGHDPKGAVL
- a CDS encoding M20/M25/M40 family metallo-hydrolase — encoded protein: MDGGEMRAVVAAGALLGVLLPFRLSAQDSTRIAEAQSVLAQLVETYGVSGAEGPVREAVKRLLPSWAKSETDTAGNLWVRVGQGSPVVVVIAHLDEIGFRVTGIRDDGTLELETRGGFISSLFEAKPALVHTDQGDIAGVFLPRDSGFTRHTPPPLRVDVGTTSRAAAMARGVRPGQTVTMPKQYVRLSGTRATGRSFDDRVGATAQLIALQRLDRAALKHQVIFIWSVREEIGLEGAAAAAAALGTTPRRVHAIDTFVSADSPLELPNFAVAPIGRGAVARALDNSSITPPAYVDSLVQIARARGVALQVGTTNGGNDGSEFTPYGVVDVPIGWPLRYSHSPAEVIDLKDVVSLADMIRAVAETW